GTATTTCTTTTGTCTTGTGTTCCGTAGCCAACTACTACAACTTCTTCAAGCATCGAAACATCTTCTTGTATACTAAGATTTGTAATGCTAGAATGAATTGGGAGACTTTCAGTTTTGTACCCTAAATAAGAATAAACAAGTTCTTTGCCGCCGTTGGTTCGTATAGAATATTTGCCGTCAAAATCTGTTGTAACGCCATTACTAGTGCCTTTTATTAAAATGTTAACTCCAGGTATTGGAGACCCTGACTCATCGGTTACAATACCGCTTACTGTTTGAATAAACGGATTGTACTTATAATTATAGTTTTTAGTTGCTCTGGTACTATTGTATGTACTATATCTACTTATAAAATTCAAGTATTTCGGATTTACTTCTGGTTTTTCGTTATTCGTGTTGGGGTCGTTTGTAGATAGAATTAGCTTTACATTATTCCAATCGCTTCCTGTGCTTTGGTATACATGGGCTTTATATGCAAGTTGTAGTGGTGCATTAATTTTATCTGCTTTAATATCGTATATCGGAAACCAACCTGCATTATCTACATTATACTTTATTATTAAGTTTAGTTGACTTACTTGATTTGAATTTAGCTTTACTGTAATCTCGCCAGTTTGTACTTTATCATCAACATTAAACTCTATAAGTTGCTTTTGTATTTCTGTAATTTGTTCGTTAAATTCTAGTTTCTTTTTTGATGATGCATGGATAAGGTTTTTAATTTTAGTAATGCGTTTTCTGTAATAATCGGCAAATTGTTGTAGCTTTTCTAGAGTAACAGCTTGATTTTCGTTTCCTATATGTCTGTTGTCATGAATAACCTTTAGCTCTTCTTCGTAACCTGAAATTAAATCGTTTTCAAATTGAATGTTGTCGTTTAATAGTGTTATTTGGCTTTGTAACGCTTCAATATCTTCCGATTTATTTTGTTTAGATAAATAGTTGATTCCGTAATTTATTGATAAAACGGAAGCCGATTTTAATCCTGATATTTGAATGCTGCTTTCTTGAATATTAGGCGAAAGTTTATCAAATTTAAATGTCGTCGTCCCAATGGGAAGTGAAATTTTTGCAGTTCTAGTAATTTGAGCGCCATTAACATATACAGTAACTTCATTAATAGACGTTGCTGTCGGTTTTTGATTTGTAGAGAAACTAAATGTTGTTACAAATAGAAATAAGAATAATAGATTTTTCATGATAGATGGTTTTAATTTTTAATAAAACTATCTTATCAATACAAAATGAAAAATTTATAATGCGTAAAGCATGCTGTTTTAAGCGTGAAATAGTCGTTAGAGTTAGTTTAGGTTTTGTGATTATATAATTTATGAGATGTCTCAATCGCACCTCATTTCGACAAGACTTACGCGAGTGAGTCATAATTTATAAATCATTTCGAATGTGGATTAAAATCACATAATCAACTAGTTTTTAGAGGTAAATAGTGATTATGTTATCTTCTACTTTAAATGCTTTATTGTCTATTGATACATTTATGAGGTCGCCATAATCACAACATTCGTTAGTTTTTGGGGCTGATGTATTGTATGAAATAGTTGCAATTATTTCTGAATCTATTTGAATTTCTAACGCGTCTTCTGTATTGTGCTTTATAACGAATAATAATCCATTAGCTTCGTTTATTGTGAATTCAACAGGGTTTTCTAAAGCATCTCGTATTTCAATGTTTTCTTCTTTAATATTATTTTGAATGATATAATTTTCTTTAGAGGTGTCATCAACCAAATTTATTACAACCATTGGAGCAGCACAAAGTACCGTAGAGCAATCTGGTATGTTCTCATCAGATTTGCAATTAATAAATAATGTGATAAATAGGAGGTAGGCTAATTTATTTTTCATGTTTTTTACGGTTTCTTTTAAGATGTAAATACTTAAAAATGGTTGCGTGTTTGTTTGAAAATTCTTAAAAAATACCTAAAAAACAATTACTCCAAAAACTTACTCTTCAATTCAGGTGTAGGAATCATACAAGCCTCTTTTTTGCCATACCATTTATAACGATTTTTTGCAATATAATCGTAAACCCAATTTCTAATAAAAGTAGGAATGATGAAAAACACGCCCATTAAATTGTTTGGGAAACCTAAATGGGAAGCTATTTTTAAAGCCGCTGTAGATTTATAATTAATACCTTTTTCTGGAGTATATAATAAAATTGAATCTATTTTGTTAGTGTTTATGTTGTGTACTTTAATAATTTCTTGTCCAACTTCGCTCTGTAAAGCGGTAAACATAAACAGGTTTTTTTTGTCATGTTTAATAACATACTGTACACTGCTGTTACAGAGGTTACAAACACCATCAAATAGAATTAGTTTTTTGTCTTTGGGTAACACGAAATTCATATTGTAAAGATATGGCTTAAGGAATTAATAGTCTTACTTCTTCATAGCCTCAACTAACTCTAGTTGGTCAATACTTACATTAGTCGTAAACATGCCATAATTAACAACAGCTTTGTTTTTTTCAATTTTATCAATAGTACCAATAGCTCTGCCGTCTTCCATTCTAACACGGTCTCCAATTCTAATTATAGCTTTGGGTTTAGGTTGTTCAATAGCTTTTTTCTTGGCCTCTTTTTTCTTTACTCTAATGACTTCAACTTTCTTTTCAACCTCCTGTTTAACTTGAGTTTCTTTAGCTTTAATTGCTTTTTTCGCTTTCGTGGAAACTTTTTTGCGTTTTGAGTTTTCAATTTGAACCAATTTAAATAATTCACCCATTAACTCACGTTTCTGTTTGTTTTCGAAGTATTTTTCGGCTATATCATTTACTTTTTGTCCTAAGTAAATTAAGCGTTGATTACTGTCATATAATTCTTGATAGCTTTCAAGTTTCTTTTGAATTCTAGTATTGATTTCTTCAAGCTTATCGGCTTCTTCTCCTTTTTTCTTTTCGTTTTGCCTTAAAGATTGTCCTGTTTTTTCAAGTTTAGAGCGTTCTTTTTGAAGTTTAGCAATGGTAGCATCAAAACGCACTTTACTGCGTTCAATTTTCTTCTTTGCTCGGTTTATTAAACTGTATGGGATGCCATTTTTTTGTGCGACTTCAAAAGTAAAGCTACTTCCGGCTTGACCAATAACAAGTTTGAATAACGGTTCTAAAGTACGTTCGTCAAACAGCATATTAGCATTAAGCATATTTGGTAGCTCATTGGCTAATATTTTTAAATTGGAGTAGTGTGTGGTAATAATACCGTAAGCTTCACGATGGTAAAATTCCTCTAAAAACGTTTCTGCCAAAGCACCGCCAAGTTCAGGGTCACTTCCTGTTCCGAATTCATCAATTAAAAAAAGTGTGTTTTTATTACATTTCTTTAAAAAATAATTCATCTGTTTTAAGCGGTAGCTGTAAGTGCTTAAATGATTTTCTATAGATTGATTATCTCCAATATCACTTAAAATTCTATCAAACAAACAAACTTTGCTGCGTTCATGCACCGGAATAAGCATCCCACTTTGAAGCATAGTTTGTAATAACCCAACGGTTTTTAGGGTAATACTCTTTCCGCCAGCATTAGGTCCGGAAATAACTATAATTCGACTATCTTCTTTTAATTCTATAGTTTGTGGAAAGGTGGTTTCTTTCTTTTCTAAATTGTTTAAATACAGTAAAGGATGGTAGGCATCGCGTAATAAGAAGTTTCTATTTTCTGATACTTCAGGAAGTATGGCGTTCATAGAACGGGCATATTTCGCTTTCGCGGAAATCACATCAATATCTATTAAAAAGTCTTGATATTTTTCTAGTAATGGTAAAAACGGACGAATAAAATTAGTGACTTCTTTTAAAATTCGGTTAATTTCTTCGGTTTCCTCAAATTCTAAATTATTAAGCTCTCTAGAGTGTTGAAGTGTAGTTTCTGGTTCTATATAAACAATGCTCCCTGTTTTGCTACTACCCATAATAGAGCCTTTTACCTTACGTCGGTACATAGCTTTAACAGCGAGTACACGTTTGTTTTCTACTACAGATTCGCGAATATCATCTAAATATTCTAAACTGTGGTATTGGTTTAATGCGCTTGAAAAACTGGCGTTAATTTTACCTTTTACTTGGTTTATAGACTGACGTATATCGAAAAGTAGGTTTGAGGCATTGTCTTTAATATCTCCAAAACGATCGACTATACTGTCAATCTTTTCAATAATTATTTTAGTGACTTCTATATGAAATGCACGGTCGTTAAGTGCAGGGTAGTATTCTTTAAACTTTTTTAAATAACTAACGACCTCGTTTGCTGTTAAAGAAATAGAGACTATTTTTTTTAAGCTATGAACTTCTAAATAGGTGTTTTCAATGCGTAATAATTTTAATTCTTTAGCAATTGTGTCAAAACCGTGATTAGGAATTCTGTTATCGTTGTAAAAAGATGATAAATATTCGTTAGTGAGTTTTAAAGCAAAAAGCAACTCTTCCTTAGTGTTGTAAGGTGAAATTTTTAAAGCCTTTTCATTTCCAAGAGGTGTTACACAATGGTCACTTACTTGTTGTAAAACAGTTGGAAATTCTAAATCTTGTAATGTTTTTTCGTGAATGTGTATCATTCTTTTGTTTGAAATCTAAAATAGGAATCGCAAAGTTACATATTCTCTTTGAGATGTGTTGAGGCTGTTAAAGACTTATTAGTAAATAGTTAATTAACAGTTTTGAAAATTTGTTTAACAAAATGCTAACATCTGTGTATTAGATAAGTATGTATATTGAACGCATAAATAAAAACCATCAATCAAACTATTATCAGTTGTTTTTAATTAAGTTCAATCAATGTTATTGGTTGAACTTTTTTATCCATGAATGGTTTCAGATTTTCCGTAATTTTGAATCACTTCAGCTTCAAAATCAATAAGTTCTTGCCAGCGTCTGTCTACATCAACTTCTTTTCCATATTTTCTAGCAAAACCTATAAAAGTTGTGTAATGCCCTGCTTCGCTTATCATCAAATCATGATAGAATTTAGAAAGTTCAGGGTCGTTTATTTCTTTAGATAAAAGTTTGAAACGTTCGCAACTTCTAGCTTCAATCATAGCAGAAAATAACAGCCTGTCAACCATACATTGCACTCTGTTTCCGCCTTTGTTCATGAATTTGTAAAGCTCATTTACATAACTGTCTTTGCGCTCTCTACCTAGCTTGTAGCCCCGTGCTTTAATAATATCATGTACCATTTGAAAATGTTCTAGTTCTTCTTTGGCAAGTGCTAGCAAATCGGTCACTAAATCAGTATGCTCAGAGTTTAGTGTAATAATAGTAATGGCGTTGGTTGCTGCTTTTTGTTCACACCATGCGTGATCGGTCAAAATTTCTTCAATATTCGATTCTACAATATTTACCCAACGCGGGTCGGTTGCTAATTTTAATCCAAGCATGTTTTAATGAATAGTTTGTTGAACAAATGTAATTATAATTTAAAAACTAAAAACAGAAATCATATTAACTAATATAATTCCAGATATTTTTATACTTTCCTAATGATATGTATGTGTTAAGTATAGCTTCATTTTCTTTTGAAGTCAAGCTAGGGTCGTTATGGAGTGTTTTTTTTGCATAATGTCTAGCACTTTGTAAAATGTCGTTATCTTTAATAATATCGGCTATTTTTAAATTTAAAACCCCACTTTGTTGCGTTCCCATGATATCTCCAGGACCTCGTAAACGTAAATCAACTTCGGCAATTTCAAAACCATCATTGGTTCTAACCATAGTTTCTAATCGTGTTTTACTGTCGCTACTTAGTTTGTGGCTAGTCATTAAAATGCAATAGCTTTGTTCGGCACCACGACCTACGCGTCCACGTAATTGATGTAGTTGCGATAATCCAAAGCGTTCGGCACTTTCAATAATCATCACCGAAGCATTTGGCACATTGACGCCAACTTCAATAACCGTAGTGGCTACCATAATTTGAGTTTCCCCTTTGATAAAGCGTTGCATTTCAAACTCTTTATCTGCAGGTTTCATTTTTCCGTGCACAATAGAAATTTGATATTCGGGCATAGGGAAGTCTCTGGAGATACTTTCATAACCATCCATTAAATCTTTATAATCCATGGCAGAGCTTTCTTGAATTAACGGATAAACAATATAAATTTGCCGTCCTTTTGAAATTTCATCACGAATAAATTTAAAAACATTTAGGCGATTATTATCGTATCTGTGAACCGTTTTTATGGACTTTCTTCCTGGTGGTAATTCATCAATTATCGAGATGTCTAAATCACCATAAACAGACATGGCTAAGGTTCTCGGAATTGGTGTTGCAGTCATAACTAAAACATGAGGTGGAATGTGAGCCCCACTAATCTCCCCAGAGGGAAGACTTTCCAAGTAGTTCGTAATATAGCGTAAAACATTATCAATATCACCAATGACTTGTTCGTTAGTAAAGCGTATAACTTTAAAACCAATTTCGTTTAGTATTTGCGTTCGTAAAGCATCTGCCTCTTTTTGTTCTATAGTGTTATGATAACCACCGTCAATTTCAATTATTACATTCTTTTCTAGATTAACAAAGTCAGCTATAAATTCATCAATAATATGTTGTCTTCTAAATTTAAAACCTAGCTTTTTATTCTTTAGACATTCCCATAAAATAGATTCAGATTGTGTGCTGTTTTTTTTGTTTTCAACCTGAAGTTCTTTTAATAATTTATAGGTTGATGGACGCGCAGTCATATATTTTTTGCGAATAGATTTTGCTTCCTCCCAATGGGAGGATTGAGGAGGGCCTTTCTTCCATAATTTACTTCTTTGTGCGACTCCAAATCGGTGTTGTTCATCTATAATTGCAAGCCCTAAATTTTTAAATTTCACTTTGTCTTCAAGAAGAGCATGAGTGCCAATTAGTATTTGTAATTCGCCATTTTCTAAGGCTTCGTGAATTTTTTTTCTTTTTGAAGTTTTTGTTGAACCTGTGAGTATTTCTATTCTGATATTTAGGTTTTTAGACAATTCAAGTAACCCGTTATAGTGCTGGACTGACAAAATTTCAGTCGGCGCCATTAAACAGGCTTGAAAACCGTTGTCAAGTGCTATGAGCATTGACATGAACGCAACTATGGTCTTTCCAGAGCCAACATCACCTTGTAAAAGCCGATTCATTTGCGCATTGCTTCCTAAATCGGCTCGAATTTCTTTTAAAACACGCTTCTGGGCATTGGTTAATTCGAAGGGTAAATAGGTTGAAAAAAAGGTGTTAAAATAGCTGTCTACTTTTTCAAAAGGAAAGCCTTTAATTTTTGATTTATGAATCAGATTTTTTAAAATTAATTGCAATTGAATATAAAATAATTCTTCAAATTTTAACCTGAATTGAGCCCGAGAAAGCAGCTCTAAATTCTTCGGAAAATGAATATTTAGAAGTGCTTCTTTTTTGCTAATTAATTTTAATTCTGAAAGTAAATTATCAGATAATGTTTCAACAAATTTACCTTGGCTTTCAATAAACAATTGTTGCATGATTTTACTCATTACCCGATTGCTGATTCCTTTGTTTGATAATTTTTCCGTAGAAGGGTAAATGGGTTGCATACCAACTCTCAGATTTTTTTCATGATCTGCTAAAAGTTCTAAATCTGGATGTGGCATGTTAAATTTTCCGCTAAACCAATTGGTTTTTCCAAAGGCAACGTATGGCGTATTAATTTTTAAGTTTTCCTTAATCCATTTTTGTCCGCGAAACCAAACCAGTTCCATGGTGCCTGTGTCATCTTGAAAGGTTGCTACTAAACGTTTGCCTCGTTTTTGAGCAACTTCTTTAAACGCTGTTATTTTGCCTATAATTTGTACATCGGCATTGTTACGTTGTAACTGATTGATTTTGTAATAACGTGTACGGTCTATATATCTGTTTGGAAATAAATTTAATAAATCTTGATAGGTGTGAATGCCTAACT
The nucleotide sequence above comes from Flavobacteriaceae bacterium HL-DH10. Encoded proteins:
- a CDS encoding mucoidy inhibitor MuiA family protein — encoded protein: MKNLLFLFLFVTTFSFSTNQKPTATSINEVTVYVNGAQITRTAKISLPIGTTTFKFDKLSPNIQESSIQISGLKSASVLSINYGINYLSKQNKSEDIEALQSQITLLNDNIQFENDLISGYEEELKVIHDNRHIGNENQAVTLEKLQQFADYYRKRITKIKNLIHASSKKKLEFNEQITEIQKQLIEFNVDDKVQTGEITVKLNSNQVSQLNLIIKYNVDNAGWFPIYDIKADKINAPLQLAYKAHVYQSTGSDWNNVKLILSTNDPNTNNEKPEVNPKYLNFISRYSTYNSTRATKNYNYKYNPFIQTVSGIVTDESGSPIPGVNILIKGTSNGVTTDFDGKYSIRTNGGKELVYSYLGYKTESLPIHSSITNLSIQEDVSMLEEVVVVGYGTQDKRNTTGSVSSINMESKSNNYQKQEENQTSNGDIIEEGITNQRFEIKKPYTIQTNGDITVIEIDKYLIPASFSYFTAPIINENVFLTAKMGDWEQYNLLPGEANIYFEGSYSGKTNINPQATTDSLTISLGVDPNVVVKRNTINNFKKNNFTGSNKIVNKTYEIELKNNKQSSISLILVDRVPVSQDKDIKVDDVEIGTAEYDSKKGLLEWKLQLNPNESNTYKISYTLKYPKYKRVNL
- a CDS encoding DCC1-like thiol-disulfide oxidoreductase family protein yields the protein MNFVLPKDKKLILFDGVCNLCNSSVQYVIKHDKKNLFMFTALQSEVGQEIIKVHNINTNKIDSILLYTPEKGINYKSTAALKIASHLGFPNNLMGVFFIIPTFIRNWVYDYIAKNRYKWYGKKEACMIPTPELKSKFLE
- a CDS encoding DNA mismatch repair protein MutS, with amino-acid sequence MIHIHEKTLQDLEFPTVLQQVSDHCVTPLGNEKALKISPYNTKEELLFALKLTNEYLSSFYNDNRIPNHGFDTIAKELKLLRIENTYLEVHSLKKIVSISLTANEVVSYLKKFKEYYPALNDRAFHIEVTKIIIEKIDSIVDRFGDIKDNASNLLFDIRQSINQVKGKINASFSSALNQYHSLEYLDDIRESVVENKRVLAVKAMYRRKVKGSIMGSSKTGSIVYIEPETTLQHSRELNNLEFEETEEINRILKEVTNFIRPFLPLLEKYQDFLIDIDVISAKAKYARSMNAILPEVSENRNFLLRDAYHPLLYLNNLEKKETTFPQTIELKEDSRIIVISGPNAGGKSITLKTVGLLQTMLQSGMLIPVHERSKVCLFDRILSDIGDNQSIENHLSTYSYRLKQMNYFLKKCNKNTLFLIDEFGTGSDPELGGALAETFLEEFYHREAYGIITTHYSNLKILANELPNMLNANMLFDERTLEPLFKLVIGQAGSSFTFEVAQKNGIPYSLINRAKKKIERSKVRFDATIAKLQKERSKLEKTGQSLRQNEKKKGEEADKLEEINTRIQKKLESYQELYDSNQRLIYLGQKVNDIAEKYFENKQKRELMGELFKLVQIENSKRKKVSTKAKKAIKAKETQVKQEVEKKVEVIRVKKKEAKKKAIEQPKPKAIIRIGDRVRMEDGRAIGTIDKIEKNKAVVNYGMFTTNVSIDQLELVEAMKK
- a CDS encoding tRNA-(ms[2]io[6]A)-hydroxylase, which produces MLGLKLATDPRWVNIVESNIEEILTDHAWCEQKAATNAITIITLNSEHTDLVTDLLALAKEELEHFQMVHDIIKARGYKLGRERKDSYVNELYKFMNKGGNRVQCMVDRLLFSAMIEARSCERFKLLSKEINDPELSKFYHDLMISEAGHYTTFIGFARKYGKEVDVDRRWQELIDFEAEVIQNYGKSETIHG
- a CDS encoding DUF559 domain-containing protein, giving the protein MSVNLQTPIDYLKGVGPNRADLLRKELGIHTYQDLLNLFPNRYIDRTRYYKINQLQRNNADVQIIGKITAFKEVAQKRGKRLVATFQDDTGTMELVWFRGQKWIKENLKINTPYVAFGKTNWFSGKFNMPHPDLELLADHEKNLRVGMQPIYPSTEKLSNKGISNRVMSKIMQQLFIESQGKFVETLSDNLLSELKLISKKEALLNIHFPKNLELLSRAQFRLKFEELFYIQLQLILKNLIHKSKIKGFPFEKVDSYFNTFFSTYLPFELTNAQKRVLKEIRADLGSNAQMNRLLQGDVGSGKTIVAFMSMLIALDNGFQACLMAPTEILSVQHYNGLLELSKNLNIRIEILTGSTKTSKRKKIHEALENGELQILIGTHALLEDKVKFKNLGLAIIDEQHRFGVAQRSKLWKKGPPQSSHWEEAKSIRKKYMTARPSTYKLLKELQVENKKNSTQSESILWECLKNKKLGFKFRRQHIIDEFIADFVNLEKNVIIEIDGGYHNTIEQKEADALRTQILNEIGFKVIRFTNEQVIGDIDNVLRYITNYLESLPSGEISGAHIPPHVLVMTATPIPRTLAMSVYGDLDISIIDELPPGRKSIKTVHRYDNNRLNVFKFIRDEISKGRQIYIVYPLIQESSAMDYKDLMDGYESISRDFPMPEYQISIVHGKMKPADKEFEMQRFIKGETQIMVATTVIEVGVNVPNASVMIIESAERFGLSQLHQLRGRVGRGAEQSYCILMTSHKLSSDSKTRLETMVRTNDGFEIAEVDLRLRGPGDIMGTQQSGVLNLKIADIIKDNDILQSARHYAKKTLHNDPSLTSKENEAILNTYISLGKYKNIWNYIS